A DNA window from Daucus carota subsp. sativus chromosome 3, DH1 v3.0, whole genome shotgun sequence contains the following coding sequences:
- the LOC108211530 gene encoding transcription factor MYB30 — MGRPPCCDKMGVKKGPWTPEEDIMLVSYVQEHGPGNWRAVPTNTGLRRCSKSCRLRWTNYLRPGIRRGDFTADEEKMIIQLQDLLGNKWAAIASYLPERTDNDIKNYWNTHLKKKLKKLEDSTNSDEGRACLATEENTLISSYSHSISRGQWERRLQTDIHLAKQALNDALSLDQKPMIIPPPNPSHHEAASTSSQLYASSTENIAKLLKGWMKNSPQMSCSSTTVTTQHSAVQKNIQDAHVTDYSTSSEGTDQSKSNGIDLSQAFDSLFGFETLDSSSNISDFSTKSHNNNMSPEEASTFFNNERKPDLSSLVPFSMFENWLFDDGAHNKLGLTSNFSFDDI, encoded by the exons ATGGGAAGACCTCCATGTTGTGACAAGATGGGAGTGAAGAAAGGACCGTGGACTCCCGAGGAAGATATCATGTTGGTTTCTTATGTTCAAGAACATGGTCCGGGCAATTGGCGAGCTGTTCCTACCAATACTG gGTTGCGTAGATGCAGTAAGAGCTGCAGGCTTAGATGGACTAATTATCTGAGGCCGGGAATAAGAAGGGGTGATTTCACTGCTGATGAAGAAAAGATGATCATCCAGCTTCAAGATCTTCTTGGAAACAA ATGGGCTGCTATAGCATCGTATCTTCCTGAGAGAACAGATAAtgacatcaaaaattattggaaTACTCATTTGAAGAAGAAGCTGAAAAAGCTGGAGGACAGCACTAATTCTGATGAGGGAAGGGCATGTTTGGCTACAGAGGAGAACACTCTCATTTCATCTTATTCACACTCCATATCTAGGGGCCAGTGGGAGAGGAGGCTTCAAACGGATATTCACCTGGCCAAACAAGCCCTAAATGATGCTTTGTCATTAGATCAGAAACCAATGATCATCCCTCCTCCAAACCCTAGTCATCATGAAGCTGCCTCCACATCTTCCCAGCTCTATGCCTCCAGTACCGAAAACATAGCGAAATTGCTGAAAGGCTGGATGAAAAACTCGCCACAGATGTCTTGTTCAAGCACTACGGTGACTACGCAGCATTCTGCGGTCCAGAAGAATATTCAAGATGCTCATGTCACTGATTATTCTACCTCAAGTGAAGGCACGGATCAAAGCAAAAGCAATGGCATTGATTTATCTCAAGCATTCGACTCGCTCTTCGGATTCGAGACTTTGGACTCTAGTTCTAATATTTCCGATTTCTCCACAAAATCTCATAACAATAATATGTCCCCGGAGGAAGCTAGTACCTTTTTCAACAATGAAAGAAAGCCGGACCTCAGCTCTCTCGTTCCCTTCTCGATGTTCGAGAATTGGTTATTCGACGACGGTGCTCATAACAAATTAGGGCTCACATCTAACTTTTCTTTTGATGACATATAA